DNA sequence from the Ramlibacter agri genome:
TGAAGGCGGATAGCTGGACTTCCGAACGCAAAGGGCGCAAAGGTTGCGCAAAGGGCGCAAAAGGACAGCCGGGAGAAGGTGGAAGTCAAATCTTCATCGGATTTTTTGCGCCCTTCGCTTCCTTTTGCGCCCTTTGCGTTCGGAAGTCCGCCTTCTGTTCCGGATCCTCGTCCCGCGGCGGCTCGCCGCCCTTGCGCCCCGAGAACATCGTCCACCAGACGATGCCGATCAGCAGCGCCATGGCGGTGAAGGCTTCGAGCAGAATCAACAGCATGTTCCGAATCCTGTGGTTGTCCGCCATTGTAGGAATGCTGGCGGCCTGCGGCAGCGTGCCGCTGCCGCCTGAACCCCCTATTCCCACTGCGCCGTCCGCGCCGCGCGGCGCGCCGCCGCTGGCGACGCCCGAAGACGGCGCGCCGCTGCCGCCCGCGCGCATCCAGGGCCGCACGCGCTGGCAGCCGGTGCGCTGGGCCGAGCTGCCCGGCTTCACCGACGACGCTCTCAACGAAGCGTGGAACGCCTGGATTCGCGGCTGCGAGCGGCCGGTGCCGGCGCTCGCCAGGTTGTGCCCCGAAGTGCGCCAGCTTTCCATCGGCACGCCCGAGGAACAGCGCGCCTGGATGATGCAGCGGCTGCAGCCGTACCGCGTCGAGCCGCTGGCCGGCAACGAGTCGCTGCTTACTGGTTACTACGAGCCGCAGCTGGATGCGAGCCGCATGCCGACCGCGGCGCAGCAGGTGCCGCTGTACCGCCCGCCCGCGGACCTCGCGACGCGCCGGCCCTGGTATTCGCGGCAGGACATCGACACCGCGCCGCAGGCGCGCGCGGCACTGCGCGGGCGCGAGATCGCCTACGTCGCCGACCCGCTGGACGCGCTGGCGCTGCAGATCCAGGGCTCGGGGCGGCTGCGCATCACCGAGGCCGATGGCCGCGTCAGCAATGTGCGTCTCGCCTTCGCCGGCAGCAACGAGCAGCCTTATCGCAGCGTCGGCGGCTGGCTGCTCCAGCAGGGCGCGACGCGCGACGCCTCCTGGCCCGGCATCAAGGCCTGGGCCCGCGCCAATCCGCAGCGCTTGAACGAGCTGCTGTGGAGCAATCCGCGCGTGACCTTCTTCCGCGAGGAACCGCTGTCGGAGTTCGATGCGGCCTTCGGTCCGCGCGGCGCGCAGGGCGTGGCGCTGACGCCGGGGCGCTCCGTCGCGATCGAGAAGGACAGCCTGCCTTATGGCACGCCGCTGTGGCTGTCCTCGCCGGGGCCGCTGCTGAACCTGAACCGGCTGGTGTTCGCGCAGGACACGGGCACGGCGATCGTGGGCCCGCTGCGGGCGGACTACTTCGTCGGCTGGGGCGACCAGGCGGGGGAGGTCGCGGGCCGCTTGAAGCAGCCGCTGGCTCTGTGGGTGTTGTGGCCGCGCTGAGGCTCAGGCCACCAGCGCCGTGCGAATCCGCTCATTCGACAGCGGCAGCTGCCTGACCCGCACCCCGCCCGCATCCGCGAGCGCATTCCCCAGCGCCGCCCCCATCGGCCCTTGCGCCGCCTCGCCGGTCCCCAGGAAAGGCGTGCCCGGGCGCGGGATGATGTGGACCTGCACCGACTGCGGCACGCGCGGGAAGCGCAGGATCGGGTAGCCGCCCCAGTCGCGCGACAGGATGCGCGTGCGGTCGAACTGCACTTCCTCGCCCAGCGTCCAGCTGCAGGACTGCACGATGCCGCCTTCCATCTGGTTCCGGATGCCGTCCGGGCTGGTGACCTCGCCGCTGTCGACGGCGGCCACCA
Encoded proteins:
- the mltA gene encoding murein transglycosylase A, with translation MVHQTMPISSAMAVKASSRINSMFRILWLSAIVGMLAACGSVPLPPEPPIPTAPSAPRGAPPLATPEDGAPLPPARIQGRTRWQPVRWAELPGFTDDALNEAWNAWIRGCERPVPALARLCPEVRQLSIGTPEEQRAWMMQRLQPYRVEPLAGNESLLTGYYEPQLDASRMPTAAQQVPLYRPPADLATRRPWYSRQDIDTAPQARAALRGREIAYVADPLDALALQIQGSGRLRITEADGRVSNVRLAFAGSNEQPYRSVGGWLLQQGATRDASWPGIKAWARANPQRLNELLWSNPRVTFFREEPLSEFDAAFGPRGAQGVALTPGRSVAIEKDSLPYGTPLWLSSPGPLLNLNRLVFAQDTGTAIVGPLRADYFVGWGDQAGEVAGRLKQPLALWVLWPR